The Theileria equi strain WA chromosome 2 map unlocalized gcontig_1105316255037, whole genome shotgun sequence genomic sequence AAATCTCaccttctactactggactatCGTATTCGGCTCATTTGTTTATGGACTAAACGTGGCATCTGTAATGAATGTAGGAAGTGACAATGCTTCCATTTTCAGTGTAGGAATTCCTCTCTCTGGTATTCAGGTTTGCATCTACTACTATATCTTTACTAAGTTAGCTGAGTGGTTtaacttttcaaatgttAGTTACAGGATTATATTCTGGCAGCTTGTTATAGCAATAGTGATATCATTCGTCTCTGCCATAGTGTGGGCTATTGCCTATCATGATGCTAATGGTGGAGGCGGTGGAGGTAGCCTTAGTGGAATTGAAAAGGCCATATCTCCAATTCTCATGGGTGTGGTAGGTATGGGTGGCATCTATGCCTTCTACCCTGCCATTGCTCCTTATAAGCTGACTGATGTTAGCACAGGTTACAAGATTGACCTGGTAGTTCTCTTTACAAGTGCCGTTCCTTCTCTTGTTATTGCAGCTCTATGCTCATGTCAAATTGATGTTGGCCCAAATAAAAAGTGGGAAGGTAATGCTCAAGGGTGGCATGCTACTTGGGTTCTGGCCATTCCACACATTACTGCTATGGTCTTATGCTTTGTTacacttcattatcctGATGGTAGAGTAGCTAGTTCTATAAAAAGTAGTGGTTTAAGGGTTGGAGTCATTACTATCACcttaaagttttgtgaagAATTTCTAAAGGCTGTATCTTATGCTGGAGCTGGTAAGCAAGGTGGTAGTGAAGGTGCTATTTCGTCTTTCAACACTTTCACATCtcaaggtttaatgatagtcttggcctttactggagatggttacCTCAAGACTTACTCtaaatatgaacatgacaggagtaaatggcctactaaaGACTTTGGGACGCTTGGCTCCATATGGTTTTGGacaaagaatggaatgaaggtGGCCTGTAAGAGTGTtaaatcatcctttaccaagaatgtcAGATGCAAGgttttgggtaaatcagaggctCTACtcattgtctatgaagatcaggaattttaatggatgcCCTAGAACTTGCCATGTTGGATGGGCTACTAGACCACTCACCCATCCTTGGACATTCGTCCCTGGGTAAAAGATCAGTGGAGGGTCTGGCAAGACTACTGAGGAGACAttcaatgataaagagttatgctcatagtgtttgtcagttgtctgataaggatagagattcttggcctacttcacgttatgggttCTGGAGttcttttggatattggtgtaaatgtggttgtcgTGGTCTTTATACTAGTATTCCTAAACTGTTGACTTTTGATATGAGGACTACTTTGGCTCATAAGGATGATCGTTTGTTCATCGTAGTTACTTGTGACTTGCCCCCAGATGAATAGTTTGTTGATAcgtaatgtagttttttggttgtggatggagataCGGAACTATGGACGCCTTACAAACCTTTGGATGCTTGTCTTTCTTGCTCACAAGAGAGTGCAGAGCTGTTGGAGTGGTAGATGTAGGAATACAGGGGTGCCAATGATTGTACCTTTACACTCTCAATAATGGATCTGGACAATTTTATATAGTAAATTTTGTCAATGGTACCCATCCTAGGGAAACTCTTAATGGACTTAAGACTGCTCCTTTTTCGCCCATTCCAAAAGTAAATGAGATAAAGGCATGCATCTGTGAGCAGGGAAAAGTCTCTTTGGTATACATATAATCCCATACTGGGAGCAAGTGACATCAGAATAGTAATGATGTGACCAGTGGACTTTTCACGACCTTTATTATCCGCAAAAATGCTCCTCAGGGAAGCACGAAGGGAGGAGCTACTAGTATCATTGGGGGTGGTGACACTGCGGCTTTGGCAGAACAGACTGGACGTGCCAAGTTCTTTAGTCACGTGTC encodes the following:
- a CDS encoding conserved hypothetical protein (encoded by transcript BEWA_041510A) codes for the protein MGDQRLQKGAMFMAGLTLLQSLLVALTGAKFAMDRFKIPQQYASSFINMVHNPMELATFTGIVIINILSWIPGVNGYFKWFAIVTNATLCLSFILLLYAFTSGGSLGNLTFYYWTIVFGSFVYGLNVASVMNVGSDNASIFSVGIPLSGIQVCIYYYIFTKLAEWFNFSNVSYRIIFWQLVIAIVISFVSAIVWAIAYHDANGGGGGGSLSGIEKAISPILMGVVGMGGIYAFYPAIAPYKLTDVSTGYKIDLVVLFTSAVPSLVIAALCSCQIDVGPNKKWEGNAQGWHATWVLAIPHITAMVLCFVTLHYPDGRVASSIKSSGLRVGVITITLKFCEEFLKAVSYAGAGKQGGSEGAISSFNTFTSQGLMIVLAFTGDGYLKTYSKYEHDRSKWPTKDFGTLGSIWFWTKNGMKVACKSVKSSFTKNVRCKVLGKSEALLIVYEDQEF
- a CDS encoding hypothetical protein (encoded by transcript BEWA_041520A), coding for MLDGLLDHSPILGHSSLGKRSVEGLARLLRRHSMIKSYAHSVCQLSDKDRDSWPTSRYGFWSSFGYWCKCGCRGLYTSIPKLLTFDMRTTLAHKDDLNFVNGTHPRETLNGLKTAPFSPIPKVNEIKACICEQGKVSLGSTKGGATSIIGGGDTAALAEQTGRAKFFSHVSTGGGASLELLEGKVLPGVSCLTQKS